A stretch of the Filimonas lacunae genome encodes the following:
- a CDS encoding glycosyltransferase family 2 protein translates to MPSKRPRAVVTMAHNESVFLPIWWKYYSRFFAAEDIYILDHESTDGSTSGPGFVRVPVSHPVVDWGWHRDMLQQQQHQLLEKYEMVLCTDADEIVAPHPDTGTLGDYMDRFGGGFVNCTGYEVLHNTTTEQPLDFSKPILEQRGEWFPNPAYSKPLLATEPMYWHGGLHSRVDGQTREDRSLYLIHLHRMDYDICHQRHMQRMSKPWNKRDVDENWGYQNRITEAEQFKHWFYNDSSCNGVHVQPESIPEAFRALL, encoded by the coding sequence ATGCCATCCAAACGTCCCCGCGCCGTAGTCACTATGGCGCACAATGAAAGTGTATTTCTGCCTATCTGGTGGAAATACTATTCCCGCTTTTTTGCAGCGGAAGACATTTATATACTTGATCATGAAAGTACCGACGGCTCTACTTCAGGCCCCGGCTTTGTAAGAGTGCCGGTAAGTCACCCTGTGGTAGACTGGGGCTGGCATCGGGATATGCTGCAACAACAGCAACACCAGCTATTGGAAAAATATGAAATGGTGCTATGTACCGATGCCGATGAAATTGTGGCCCCGCATCCCGATACAGGCACCCTTGGTGATTATATGGATCGCTTTGGGGGTGGCTTTGTTAACTGCACCGGATACGAGGTGTTGCATAATACCACCACGGAACAACCACTTGATTTTTCAAAGCCCATACTGGAGCAACGTGGAGAATGGTTTCCTAACCCTGCTTACTCCAAGCCTTTGCTGGCCACCGAGCCTATGTACTGGCATGGAGGGTTACACAGCCGGGTAGACGGGCAAACGCGGGAAGACCGGTCGCTATACCTTATACACCTCCACCGTATGGATTACGATATCTGCCACCAGCGGCATATGCAACGCATGTCTAAGCCCTGGAACAAAAGAGATGTGGACGAAAATTGGGGATATCAGAACCGTATTACAGAAGCGGAACAATTCAAACACTGGTTTTATAACGACAGCAGCTGCAACGGAGTGCATGTGCAACCAGAATCCATTCCGGAAGCATTCAGAGCGCTCCTGTAA
- a CDS encoding eCIS core domain-containing protein, producing the protein MRKKIPAPTVAPVTEATPVPPIAKQALEGNGKPLDTALRTEMEPRFGHDFSNIRIHSGDQATEAAGAVQAKAYTVGQDIVFGHQQYQPGNIQGRQLIAHELAHTIQQGEVSKAATSSLSFNNQHNGLEQQAHKAAGQVSGGPQKTTGISEGASPSIMRTPAAPDYDGVTAKYDRSKVTIDPIEDVVIADAKAKNVNIAMNDPEIEHLTWEIYGPGDVYITGRSTTRGGAKSTSSPFEVRPDMLSKGQGRYTLRCTARNKTHHPIYYADSTFYAYTTTPVAMMNKAGLKNITDSPGTHTFGEVGGAKARSMMLEHKESVAATGTGTMQGNRCGSAAPSGVTASDCTNYVLDVLKYTFNAQGRAADWTKVFQEAQKTSNGKFKGNELVKALISQAGWKAVFWAPDPRNPGDGKPEASVANNGVKKNKEYKSSNEKTGIPVDPDKSVIEYRRTEPIKQNNMTGIDKLHKIPLAVITARGGTHMTLLINGVVYEVHWDKGPDDPNVLEATPLEKWVWESGAIVMPAEDYNKAF; encoded by the coding sequence ATGCGAAAAAAAATACCTGCACCAACCGTAGCGCCGGTAACGGAAGCCACGCCGGTGCCGCCTATTGCCAAACAGGCCCTGGAGGGCAACGGCAAGCCACTGGATACGGCTTTACGCACTGAAATGGAGCCACGTTTTGGACATGACTTTTCTAATATACGCATACACTCCGGCGACCAGGCTACCGAAGCAGCAGGCGCTGTGCAGGCCAAAGCCTATACGGTAGGGCAGGATATTGTATTTGGCCATCAGCAATACCAGCCGGGTAACATACAGGGCCGGCAGCTGATTGCACACGAACTGGCCCATACCATACAACAGGGCGAAGTAAGCAAAGCCGCCACATCCTCCCTTTCTTTTAACAACCAGCATAACGGCCTGGAACAACAGGCGCATAAAGCCGCCGGGCAGGTAAGCGGTGGCCCGCAAAAGACTACGGGTATAAGCGAGGGGGCATCTCCTTCCATTATGCGTACACCCGCAGCCCCTGACTATGATGGCGTAACGGCTAAGTACGACCGCAGTAAGGTTACAATTGATCCTATAGAAGATGTAGTGATAGCAGATGCGAAAGCCAAAAATGTGAACATAGCTATGAACGACCCCGAAATAGAGCATCTTACCTGGGAGATATATGGCCCCGGGGATGTGTATATAACAGGACGTTCTACTACACGCGGCGGTGCAAAATCTACCTCATCGCCCTTTGAGGTGCGCCCAGATATGCTCAGCAAAGGACAGGGCAGGTATACGCTGCGTTGTACCGCACGTAATAAAACCCATCACCCCATATATTATGCAGACAGCACTTTTTATGCGTACACCACCACGCCTGTTGCCATGATGAATAAGGCGGGATTAAAGAACATAACAGATAGTCCCGGCACACATACCTTTGGCGAAGTAGGAGGAGCCAAGGCGCGTTCTATGATGCTGGAACATAAAGAGTCGGTAGCAGCTACCGGCACCGGCACCATGCAGGGTAACCGTTGCGGTTCGGCTGCGCCATCGGGAGTTACTGCATCAGATTGTACCAACTATGTGCTGGATGTATTAAAATATACTTTCAATGCACAGGGCAGGGCAGCCGACTGGACTAAGGTGTTTCAGGAAGCACAGAAAACCAGTAATGGAAAATTCAAAGGCAATGAGCTGGTAAAAGCCTTGATCAGCCAGGCTGGCTGGAAAGCAGTGTTTTGGGCGCCCGACCCCAGAAATCCCGGGGATGGCAAACCCGAAGCTTCTGTGGCTAATAATGGTGTAAAAAAGAATAAAGAATATAAAAGTTCTAATGAGAAAACCGGTATACCGGTTGACCCGGATAAGTCCGTTATAGAATACCGCCGCACCGAGCCTATTAAGCAAAACAACATGACCGGTATTGATAAGCTGCATAAAATACCACTGGCGGTAATTACTGCGCGGGGTGGTACACATATGACTTTGCTGATCAATGGAGTAGTATACGAAGTGCATTGGGATAAAGGGCCGGATGACCCCAACGTGCTGGAAGCAACCCCATTGGAAAAATGGGTATGGGAGTCAGGCGCCATTGTAATGCCCGCCGAAGATTATAACAAAGCATTCTAA
- a CDS encoding DUF6519 domain-containing protein, with translation MQQGRVLLDADWNEQLDIQQYRTFTETTDVIGQSGVPKNNEGFKIGIATGGTDLSIAAGRLYVEGLLCELESGVTYLHQPSYPAPATGFFIGSPVGSPPSSPPTSPVGSPPSQYINLQDGTYIVYLEAWQKEVNFRDDMRIQEVALGEADTTVRLQTTWQVKLLKVVPGNASPNCNNVYQEWTNLVLAPSNKLTAKTVHDTGNTNACQLSATAGYQRLENQLYRVEIHKPAGNGLSMGTFKWSRDNASVETVIEKVAGNIITVTDTGKDDVLNFAIGHWVEIIDDIAANNGTPNDLIQITDVNKSTREITLSASVAAFTGKPNLKLRRWDQSGVTASPQGIVITNGWVTLEDGVQVKFENNTNRSGDYWLIAGRTATGEIEWPPYQVPNTAPQALLPQNPPHRFTRLALLQVQSGQVVSLLDCRKKFPPLTAITASDVSYDNTKCTLNGAKTVQEALDLLCASRQGSCIYQAIPGPGWEGVFATIPDGQDAQICFQTGDYPMSRTITVRNKGHLKLEGCGFGTRLLGKGDAGIVFESCESVLLRDIYAETQAIGYGQRYDPLAFIDCRRVHITHVYAKSGASPDTNTCCIYIRNKPELPGEVIVQDCLLEPGYQQQGVVVINATRSYIANNTIRVYEKPKVLTLENMMQSSTYRAALRYLILSNTRFKSQGTWQNIALTSANYMLSFKTYKLLTLEDWLKLYNENRTDRVLRPGALQLFLYKLVDKLFADEALRNKYKNFRTLVLSTINQDVAMAAKGIVVAGQLAGDVQILNNNISGVRQGIHVGLSHYPGGKGDFDIADVVRIAGNTIDLLLNSTAANADRHGIFVGNNNSVNIHNNVVKLTRMDNAAELTVDGIVIWGKLGPKITIAENHVYSTDGNSRNGFTYGIRIQSATTITPTFVPGLWIISSNMAPSKLATIKAPGYCVLVPNTNAPAVFIN, from the coding sequence ATGCAGCAAGGTCGTGTGTTGTTGGATGCCGATTGGAACGAGCAGTTGGACATTCAGCAATACCGCACCTTTACAGAAACCACCGACGTAATAGGACAGTCGGGTGTGCCTAAGAACAACGAAGGTTTTAAAATAGGAATAGCCACCGGTGGTACAGATTTAAGCATTGCCGCAGGCCGCCTGTATGTAGAAGGCCTGCTGTGCGAACTGGAAAGCGGGGTTACCTATTTACACCAGCCATCCTATCCCGCACCTGCTACAGGATTCTTTATCGGGAGCCCGGTAGGAAGTCCGCCATCCAGTCCTCCTACCAGTCCGGTAGGTAGCCCGCCATCACAGTATATAAACCTGCAGGATGGCACGTATATCGTATACCTGGAAGCATGGCAGAAAGAAGTGAATTTCAGGGATGACATGCGCATACAGGAGGTGGCTTTAGGCGAAGCAGATACCACGGTGCGCCTGCAAACCACCTGGCAGGTAAAGCTATTGAAAGTAGTGCCTGGCAATGCATCGCCCAACTGCAATAATGTATACCAGGAATGGACAAACTTAGTGCTGGCCCCTTCCAATAAGTTAACGGCCAAAACAGTACACGATACCGGCAACACCAATGCCTGCCAGTTATCGGCCACTGCGGGTTACCAACGGTTAGAGAACCAGTTATACCGTGTTGAAATTCATAAACCGGCAGGTAATGGCCTGTCTATGGGCACCTTTAAATGGTCGCGTGACAACGCTTCGGTAGAAACGGTGATTGAAAAAGTAGCGGGCAATATTATAACAGTAACAGATACCGGTAAAGATGATGTGCTGAATTTTGCCATAGGACATTGGGTTGAGATCATTGATGATATAGCTGCCAATAATGGAACACCTAACGACCTGATACAAATTACCGATGTAAACAAAAGCACCCGGGAAATCACCTTATCTGCTTCTGTAGCTGCTTTTACCGGCAAACCTAATCTTAAATTACGCCGGTGGGATCAAAGTGGCGTAACCGCTTCGCCACAAGGCATAGTGATTACCAATGGCTGGGTAACACTGGAAGATGGGGTACAGGTAAAATTTGAAAACAACACCAACCGTTCAGGTGATTACTGGCTGATAGCTGGCCGCACCGCTACGGGCGAAATAGAATGGCCACCTTACCAGGTGCCTAACACGGCGCCACAGGCTTTATTGCCACAAAACCCACCGCACCGTTTTACGCGGCTGGCATTGTTGCAGGTGCAAAGCGGCCAGGTGGTAAGCCTGCTGGACTGCCGTAAAAAGTTTCCGCCGCTTACTGCCATCACCGCATCAGACGTATCTTACGACAATACAAAATGCACGCTCAATGGTGCCAAAACAGTGCAGGAAGCACTGGACTTACTTTGTGCCAGCAGGCAGGGCAGCTGTATATACCAGGCCATACCCGGCCCGGGCTGGGAGGGAGTGTTTGCCACTATACCCGATGGGCAGGATGCGCAGATCTGTTTTCAAACAGGCGATTATCCCATGAGCAGAACCATTACGGTACGCAATAAAGGCCATTTAAAACTGGAAGGCTGTGGCTTTGGCACGCGACTGCTGGGCAAAGGAGATGCAGGCATTGTGTTTGAAAGTTGCGAATCTGTACTCCTGCGTGATATCTATGCCGAAACACAAGCCATAGGATACGGCCAGCGATACGATCCGCTTGCTTTTATCGATTGCCGTCGCGTACATATCACCCATGTATATGCCAAAAGCGGTGCTTCGCCAGATACCAACACCTGTTGTATATACATACGCAACAAACCGGAATTACCAGGAGAAGTAATTGTGCAGGATTGCCTGTTAGAACCCGGTTACCAGCAGCAGGGGGTAGTAGTGATCAATGCCACCAGAAGCTATATTGCCAACAACACCATACGGGTATATGAAAAGCCCAAAGTGCTTACGTTGGAAAATATGATGCAGTCCAGTACTTACCGGGCAGCCTTACGTTACCTGATCCTTTCCAACACGCGGTTTAAATCGCAAGGCACCTGGCAGAACATAGCATTGACTTCGGCCAATTATATGCTCAGCTTTAAAACATACAAGCTGTTAACGCTGGAAGACTGGCTGAAACTATACAACGAAAACAGAACAGACCGTGTGCTAAGGCCCGGAGCGTTGCAATTGTTTTTATACAAGCTGGTAGATAAACTTTTTGCCGATGAAGCTTTACGCAATAAATATAAAAACTTCAGAACGCTGGTGCTTTCTACTATTAACCAGGATGTGGCTATGGCCGCTAAAGGTATTGTAGTGGCGGGCCAACTGGCAGGGGATGTGCAAATACTGAATAATAATATTTCGGGTGTAAGGCAGGGTATACATGTAGGGCTAAGCCATTACCCCGGCGGTAAAGGCGATTTTGACATTGCCGATGTAGTGCGTATAGCGGGCAATACCATTGACCTGTTACTCAATTCCACTGCAGCCAATGCCGACAGGCATGGCATATTTGTAGGAAATAATAACTCTGTGAACATTCACAATAACGTGGTAAAGCTTACCAGGATGGATAATGCAGCTGAGCTAACAGTGGATGGTATTGTAATATGGGGTAAACTGGGGCCTAAAATTACCATCGCAGAGAATCATGTGTACAGTACCGATGGCAATTCGCGCAATGGTTTTACTTATGGCATACGTATACAAAGTGCCACTACTATCACACCCACGTTTGTACCTGGTTTATGGATTATCAGCAGCAATATGGCGCCGAGCAAACTGGCTACTATTAAAGCGCCTGGATACTGCGTGTTAGTGCCTAATACGAATGCTCCGGCAGTCTTTATTAATTAA
- a CDS encoding eCIS core domain-containing protein codes for MHQPIAAPAAKPSVAPVIESKVIQKCGCEHKSAEGGECDSCKKKKEGQIQRAATDERTQPEIPGIVQEVLQSKGEPLDTSIRHFMEPRFGHDFSRVRVHADTRAGQSAQAINALAYTSGEHIVFAPGRYQGGDSAGRQLIAHELTHTIQQQRMQHTGPLRIDDAHSAYEQQAHQTAAQVATGGNRQVTGAIAPVATAQISRADPGAVGYTMRLGNAARSGIRFFPNNVTDTVVGPVTIQGGLLNGAASRLNVIVAEGMSIRRIAREILPLWLTATPFTPPGAASPLPLDRITDEELAQALLVYNEYYLPVPAMTNWRAGVRLPLPVEIDDTTHIGTLHPLQIRALAGGFTAAMQPALDMPAAANAAQPAATVQANAAAFLASHADALSRGIHLNALALTNAVAAQPLITEVFRQLGASGFDVALEFANNMVLPEARLLAAQRDGAVIIRVIQQALALMPATPTTAQQEGVTRAGNLFGGAGTATAPPDAARTLPEKTITIDTLRMFGATADPANHVAFANAIYSQCNVRVVHGVNATATQAQTNALIGDTDLATSMDASSTTPEATRLFRTGSAMFGLNARYRAFFVHTFSGIDGGRAYSTTGGPGTSILLRNKAVVQDIADAATLAHELGHIIMHQENHDAIGLMSPSPTGFIRQPSLTNAQCTTFYNNA; via the coding sequence ATGCATCAGCCAATAGCAGCACCAGCTGCTAAACCCTCAGTTGCCCCGGTAATCGAAAGCAAGGTGATTCAGAAATGTGGCTGCGAACACAAATCGGCGGAAGGTGGAGAATGCGACAGCTGTAAGAAAAAGAAAGAAGGACAAATACAACGTGCGGCCACAGATGAACGCACACAGCCGGAGATTCCGGGTATTGTACAGGAGGTATTACAATCAAAGGGCGAACCGCTGGACACCTCTATCCGTCATTTTATGGAACCTCGCTTCGGGCACGATTTCAGCCGGGTGCGTGTGCATGCCGACACCAGGGCAGGCCAATCGGCCCAGGCCATTAACGCACTGGCCTATACTTCGGGAGAGCATATTGTATTTGCGCCGGGGCGCTACCAGGGAGGAGATTCTGCCGGGCGGCAGCTGATAGCGCATGAACTTACCCATACCATACAACAGCAACGTATGCAACATACTGGCCCGTTGCGTATTGATGATGCACACAGCGCTTACGAGCAACAGGCGCATCAAACCGCAGCACAGGTGGCTACGGGAGGTAACCGGCAGGTTACAGGCGCTATAGCCCCCGTGGCCACTGCTCAAATTTCCCGTGCCGATCCTGGTGCTGTAGGGTATACCATGCGGTTAGGCAATGCGGCAAGAAGTGGCATCCGTTTTTTTCCCAACAATGTTACGGATACAGTGGTAGGGCCTGTAACTATACAGGGCGGGTTGCTGAACGGAGCTGCCAGCCGCCTGAATGTAATTGTAGCAGAGGGAATGAGTATACGCAGAATTGCCAGGGAAATACTGCCCCTATGGTTAACGGCCACCCCTTTTACGCCGCCTGGCGCAGCATCTCCTTTACCATTGGACAGAATTACCGATGAAGAGTTGGCCCAGGCCTTACTGGTATATAATGAGTATTATCTGCCTGTGCCCGCTATGACCAACTGGCGGGCAGGCGTGCGCTTGCCTTTGCCGGTAGAAATAGACGATACTACGCATATAGGCACTTTACACCCTTTACAGATAAGGGCGCTTGCCGGTGGATTTACCGCAGCCATGCAACCCGCTTTGGATATGCCTGCCGCTGCCAATGCAGCACAACCCGCAGCAACCGTTCAGGCAAATGCTGCGGCATTTTTAGCATCCCATGCAGATGCCTTATCCAGGGGCATTCATTTAAATGCACTGGCGCTTACCAATGCAGTGGCTGCGCAACCGTTAATTACAGAAGTGTTTCGCCAACTGGGCGCTTCGGGATTTGATGTAGCGTTGGAATTTGCCAATAATATGGTACTGCCCGAAGCGCGTTTACTGGCAGCCCAAAGAGATGGTGCAGTCATTATAAGAGTAATACAGCAGGCACTGGCATTGATGCCTGCAACGCCCACTACTGCCCAGCAGGAAGGAGTAACCCGTGCCGGCAATTTATTTGGGGGTGCGGGAACAGCTACTGCACCACCTGATGCAGCGCGCACACTTCCGGAAAAAACAATTACGATAGATACTTTAAGAATGTTTGGAGCTACAGCCGATCCGGCTAATCATGTGGCTTTTGCCAACGCTATTTATTCACAATGTAACGTGCGGGTGGTACACGGGGTAAACGCTACAGCTACACAGGCACAAACCAATGCATTAATAGGCGATACCGACCTGGCCACCTCTATGGATGCCAGTTCTACAACTCCGGAAGCAACACGCTTATTTAGAACCGGAAGCGCTATGTTTGGCCTCAATGCCCGGTATCGTGCCTTTTTTGTACATACGTTTTCAGGTATTGATGGCGGTAGAGCGTATTCTACAACAGGAGGGCCGGGAACAAGCATACTATTACGCAATAAGGCTGTAGTGCAGGACATTGCAGACGCAGCCACACTGGCGCATGAACTGGGGCATATTATTATGCACCAGGAAAATCACGATGCAATAGGGTTAATGAGTCCAAGTCCAACAGGCTTTATCAGGCAACCATCCTTAACAAATGCACAGTGTACTACATTTTACAACAACGCATAA
- a CDS encoding glycosyltransferase — translation MANTLPLVSCIMPTYNRREFVPDAIRYFLRQDYTHKELIIIDDGTDAVQDLVPQHPAIRYYRLDNKITLGAKLNMACQYAAGPIIVNWDDDDWYAERRLRYQVDALQQANTDVCGINQLLYYDLRHKTAYKYSYPVDQRVWLLGSSLCYTKASWQRNPFADINVGMDGLFVWNMSADRVTVLPDVTFSVHMIHNNNVSPKQTEGNWWHTYPVEEIVKVMGEDWAVYNSEGLQPVEEVPLFTRKATVVTAPAITGPVRRLQNVYACLVHENEDCIIDLVRNLHYQDEQAHIILYNGGQNPALFRSKFPYAQYNAVIHPDPVPARYGYLHSFALSCMAFALKKTTFDVFTIVDSDQLALKKGYTEHISAYLHQRPHVGMLSSKAEQLYGHTDIYPATLAFKEYELWKPLLQQFPDGESKFLHWTFWPSTVFTVQAIRDLVQLFKENALLQHIMSKSGIWATEEIVLPTLTRLLGYEIATNPCSYDYVKYKRDFNLHDLQHALQLDTAYWIHPVPRRYDNPLRTQLRTHLKEYTTGKHIPPSNNQHMEAIYTTSILQRIRNIEGWLDDAEAELLMSTSLKACIETEGDKTVVEIGSYQGKSTVLLGSVMKTYFPKGMVYAIDPHGGVVGAADQRLESTAPTLAMCKRNIAQAGVSDVVTLIQAYSFDVAWDKPVSYLFIDGLHDYVNVARDFWHYAGWLQPGAYIAFHDYAHYYPGVQAFVNELLASNQYRKVALASSLMVIQKTGF, via the coding sequence ATGGCTAACACACTTCCATTGGTATCCTGCATTATGCCTACTTATAACAGGCGGGAATTTGTACCCGATGCCATACGGTATTTTCTGCGGCAGGATTACACACACAAGGAACTGATTATTATTGATGATGGCACCGATGCGGTGCAAGACCTGGTGCCACAGCATCCTGCCATTCGTTATTACAGGCTGGATAATAAAATTACGCTGGGTGCCAAGTTAAACATGGCCTGCCAATATGCAGCAGGGCCTATTATAGTAAACTGGGATGACGATGACTGGTATGCCGAACGCCGGTTACGCTACCAGGTAGACGCCTTGCAACAGGCAAATACAGATGTATGTGGCATCAACCAGCTACTGTATTACGATCTGCGCCATAAAACAGCCTATAAATATAGTTATCCTGTAGATCAACGCGTGTGGCTGCTGGGCAGCTCGCTATGCTACACCAAAGCATCGTGGCAACGCAATCCCTTTGCTGATATTAATGTGGGCATGGATGGATTGTTTGTATGGAATATGTCGGCCGACCGCGTTACGGTATTGCCCGATGTTACCTTTTCCGTGCATATGATACACAACAACAATGTAAGCCCTAAGCAAACAGAAGGCAACTGGTGGCACACCTATCCCGTGGAAGAAATTGTAAAGGTGATGGGAGAGGACTGGGCAGTATATAACAGTGAAGGGCTACAACCGGTAGAAGAAGTTCCATTGTTTACGCGTAAAGCAACTGTAGTAACAGCGCCTGCTATCACCGGCCCTGTAAGGCGTTTGCAGAATGTATATGCCTGCCTGGTACACGAAAATGAAGATTGTATTATTGACCTGGTGCGTAACCTGCATTACCAGGATGAGCAGGCGCATATTATATTATACAACGGCGGGCAAAACCCGGCCTTGTTCCGCAGTAAATTCCCCTATGCACAATACAATGCCGTCATACATCCTGACCCGGTTCCTGCACGCTATGGCTACTTACATTCCTTTGCTTTAAGCTGCATGGCCTTTGCCCTGAAAAAAACAACATTTGATGTATTTACTATTGTAGACTCTGACCAGCTGGCGCTGAAAAAAGGATACACAGAACATATCAGCGCCTACCTGCATCAGCGCCCTCATGTGGGTATGTTAAGCAGTAAAGCAGAACAGCTATATGGCCATACCGATATCTATCCCGCCACACTGGCCTTTAAAGAATATGAACTCTGGAAACCATTGTTACAGCAGTTTCCGGATGGAGAAAGTAAATTCCTGCATTGGACATTCTGGCCCTCTACCGTATTTACCGTACAGGCCATACGCGACCTGGTACAATTATTTAAAGAGAATGCCCTGTTACAGCATATCATGAGCAAATCGGGCATCTGGGCTACAGAAGAAATTGTATTGCCCACCTTAACCCGGCTGCTGGGCTACGAAATAGCCACCAACCCTTGCAGCTACGATTATGTAAAATATAAAAGGGACTTCAACCTGCACGATCTGCAACATGCATTACAGCTGGATACTGCTTACTGGATACACCCGGTGCCCCGCAGATACGATAATCCGTTGCGCACCCAGCTACGCACACATCTGAAAGAATATACCACCGGTAAACACATCCCCCCATCCAATAACCAACATATGGAAGCCATATATACTACCAGCATTTTACAACGTATACGCAATATAGAAGGCTGGCTTGATGATGCCGAAGCCGAATTGTTAATGAGCACCTCTTTAAAAGCCTGTATTGAAACAGAAGGCGATAAAACAGTGGTGGAAATAGGTAGTTACCAGGGCAAAAGCACGGTGCTGCTAGGCAGTGTTATGAAAACTTATTTTCCCAAAGGAATGGTCTATGCTATAGACCCGCATGGCGGCGTAGTAGGAGCAGCCGATCAAAGGTTGGAAAGTACAGCCCCTACATTGGCTATGTGTAAACGGAATATTGCCCAGGCAGGTGTGAGCGATGTGGTTACCCTGATACAGGCGTACAGTTTTGATGTAGCATGGGATAAACCTGTCAGCTATCTTTTTATAGATGGATTACACGATTATGTAAATGTGGCGCGCGACTTCTGGCATTATGCAGGCTGGTTACAGCCCGGCGCTTATATCGCGTTTCACGATTACGCCCATTATTACCCCGGTGTACAGGCCTTTGTAAACGAACTACTGGCCAGCAACCAGTACCGGAAAGTAGCCCTGGCCAGCAGCCTGATGGTGATACAGAAAACAGGATTTTAA